The Georgenia sp. TF02-10 genome window below encodes:
- a CDS encoding VOC family protein: MAIKFENVGIAVRDLDATIAFFTDLGLTVVGRDTVSGEWTETAVGLDGNHANIAMLQTPDGNGRLELFEYIHPDAIETEPTRPNEIGMHRVAFSVDDIDEALEIAARHGCHPLRGVATYRDVYKLAYVRGPSGIIVMLAEELNRD; the protein is encoded by the coding sequence ATGGCCATCAAGTTCGAGAACGTCGGCATCGCCGTCCGCGACCTCGACGCGACGATCGCCTTCTTCACCGACCTCGGGCTGACCGTCGTCGGCCGGGACACCGTCAGTGGAGAGTGGACCGAGACCGCCGTCGGCCTCGACGGCAACCACGCCAACATCGCCATGCTCCAGACGCCCGACGGCAACGGTCGCCTCGAGCTCTTCGAGTACATCCACCCCGACGCGATCGAGACGGAGCCCACCCGGCCCAACGAGATCGGCATGCACCGCGTCGCCTTCTCGGTCGACGACATCGACGAGGCCCTCGAGATCGCCGCCAGGCACGGCTGCCACCCGCTGCGCGGCGTGGCGACCTACCGGGACGTCTACAAGCTCGCCTACGTCCGCGGCCCCAGCGGCATCATCGTGATGCTCGCCGAGGAGCTGAACAGGGACTGA